The Kineococcus radiotolerans SRS30216 = ATCC BAA-149 genomic interval GGACCCGGTGACGGGGGAGGTGCACGCCTTCGAGGAGCAGGTCGGCTCCCACGGCGGGCTGGGGGGCTGGCAGAACGAGGCGGTGCTGGTGCACCCGGCGGAGTGGAAGGTCGCCGAGGACCTGCGCGACCGGTCGGTGCCGGGGGAGGCCCCGCTGGTGGGGGCGACGACGATCCACGAGCAGCTGGTGCGGTGGATGGAGGAGGTGGGGCTGTGAGCGCGTCCGTGCGGTGGCTGGGTCACTCGACGGTCACGGTGGACGTCGTGCGGGCGGCGGGGGGTCTGCGGATCGTCACCGACCCGGTGCTGCGGCCGGGGCTGGCGCACCTGCGGCGCCGGACGCGGACCCCGGAACCGGCGGACACGGCCGGCTGCGACGTCGCGCTCGTCTCCCACCTGCACCACGACCACCTGGACCTGCCGTCGCTGCGGCGGCTGCGCCCGGCGGTGCTGGTCACCCCGCCCGGGGCCTCGGACTGGGTGCGGTGGAAGCTGCGGGTCCCCACCACCCGCGTGGTGGAGGTCGCCGTCGGGGAGACCTCCGAGCTCGCCACCGCCTCGGGGCCGGTGCGGGTGAGCGCGCTGCCCGCCCACCACACCGGCCGCCGCACCTTCGCCCGGCTCTCGCGGGCGCCGGAGGACTGCCCGGCCGTGGAGCACCTCGTCCGGGTGCCGGGGGCGTTCCCCGGGCGCGAGCCCGGCGACCTGCTGGTGTGGGCGGTCGGGGACACGGGTGAGTTCGCCGGCGCCGACGCGGTGCTCACCGCCGGGGGCCGCGCCCCCGACGTGGCCCTCGTCCCGGTGGGGGGCTGGGGGCACACCCTCGGCCCGCACCACCTCGATCCCCGGCAGGCCGCGGAACTCGTCGCGCGGGTCCGGCCGGGGACCTCGGTGCCGGTGCACTGGGGGACGCTGCACCCGATCGGGCTGTCCCGCACGATGGGCGACCGGTTCGTCGAACCCGGCCGCCGCTTCGTCGCCGAGGCCGCCCGCCTCGGGGTGCCCGGCGCGGTGCAGCTGCCGATCGGGGGATCGCTGACCCTGTGACGGCAGGGGCCCGCGCGGCGTCCCGCGACGGGGGCGGCGGGCCGGTCGTCCCGGGGGCGGCTCAGAAGAACGTCGGCTGCCGCGGCACGTAGTGCTCCTCCAGCGCGGCGACCTCCTCGGCGGTGAGTTCGAGGTCGAGGGCCGCGACGGCGTCGTGGAGGTGGTGCACCTTCGTCGCGCCCACGATGGGGGCGTCGACGACGGGGTTGCGCAGCACCCACGCGAGGGCGACCTGCGCCATCGACACGCCCCGCTCGCCGGCGATCCGCTCGATGGCGTCGACGATGCCCTTGTCGCTGTCGAGGCGGACGGGGTTGCCCTTGGGGTCGGTCTCCGGCTCGTCACCGGCGCGGGCGGTGTTCTGCTCGTTCCAGGGGCGGGCCATCTTCCCCGCCTGCAGCGGTCCCCAGGG includes:
- a CDS encoding MBL fold metallo-hydrolase, encoding MSASVRWLGHSTVTVDVVRAAGGLRIVTDPVLRPGLAHLRRRTRTPEPADTAGCDVALVSHLHHDHLDLPSLRRLRPAVLVTPPGASDWVRWKLRVPTTRVVEVAVGETSELATASGPVRVSALPAHHTGRRTFARLSRAPEDCPAVEHLVRVPGAFPGREPGDLLVWAVGDTGEFAGADAVLTAGGRAPDVALVPVGGWGHTLGPHHLDPRQAAELVARVRPGTSVPVHWGTLHPIGLSRTMGDRFVEPGRRFVAEAARLGVPGAVQLPIGGSLTL